CTGGTGCTGACTGATGATGTTCTGGGTGATGGCCAGGCCCAGGCCGGTGCCGTCGGCACGCCCGCTGACCATGGGATAGAAGATGGTGTCCTGCAGCTCGGGCGGAATGCCGGGGCCGTTGTCGATGATCTCGACCTTGACCACCAGGCGGTGACGGGTATGGCCGATGGTGAACTGGCGCAGGGTACGGGTACGCAGCGTGATGCGGCCCAGGCCCATGTCGTTCTTCTGTCCCGCGATCGCCTGCATGGCGTTGCGCACAATGTTGAGTACGGCCTGGATCATCTGCTCGCGGTCGATCAACAGGTCGGGAATGCTCGGGTCGTAATCGCGCACCAGAGTGATGCCACCCTGACTTTCCGCTTCGATCAGATTGGCGACGCGCTCGAGCACTTCATGCACGTTGGTCATCGCCAGCGATGGCAACTTGTTCGAGCCAAGCATACGGTCGACCAGGTTACGCAGGCGGTCGGCCTCTTCGATGATGACGTTGGTGTAGTCCTTGAGATCCTCGTTGGGCAGCTCGCGCGAGAGCAGTTGCGCCGCGCCGCGAATGCCGCCGAGCGGATTCTTGATTTCGTGAGCCAGGCCGCGCACCAGCAGCTTGGTAGTCTCCTGCTTGGAAAGCTGCGCCTCCTCCTTGGTGATGCGCAGCAGGCGATCACGCGGGTGCACTTCCAGCAGCAGCAGGGTTTCGCCCATGCTGAACAGGGGCGTTACGGCGTAGTCCACGGTCAGCGTCTGGCCGGTGGCCGAAGTCAGCACGGCTTCACGCTTGTTGAACGGGTGCGCCTGTTCCACCGCCTGGCGCAGCGAGGACAGCGCCTCGGGGGATTCGGTGAACAGGTCGCTGATGAACTGGCCATGGCTGCGC
The sequence above is drawn from the Pseudomonas sp. Z8(2022) genome and encodes:
- the glnL gene encoding nitrogen regulation protein NR(II); this translates as MTIDDALHRLLLDNLTTATLLLNSQLCLEYMNPAAEMLLAVSGQRSHGQFISDLFTESPEALSSLRQAVEQAHPFNKREAVLTSATGQTLTVDYAVTPLFSMGETLLLLEVHPRDRLLRITKEEAQLSKQETTKLLVRGLAHEIKNPLGGIRGAAQLLSRELPNEDLKDYTNVIIEEADRLRNLVDRMLGSNKLPSLAMTNVHEVLERVANLIEAESQGGITLVRDYDPSIPDLLIDREQMIQAVLNIVRNAMQAIAGQKNDMGLGRITLRTRTLRQFTIGHTRHRLVVKVEIIDNGPGIPPELQDTIFYPMVSGRADGTGLGLAITQNIISQHQGLIECESYPGHTVFSIFLPLEQGAPSP